From one Caldalkalibacillus salinus genomic stretch:
- a CDS encoding alpha/beta hydrolase: MSKPEYLKRTINKENISSEYLNEERSVRVYLPPGYNDLVSYPVVYAQDGQDIFMYGRIATLANELILDHGVDPFIIVGIDVDKKHRTSEYSTNGEKSEAYRSFVVKELIPFIEAHYPVKDSIGHRVLIGDSLGGTVSLDLAMDNPDFFSKVISLSGAYFEPTTEKLSNKKTLEHLDLWMLVGTLETAVDTSMGTLDFLEWNRKTRATLEEKGAKVFYKEEEGDHIWGFWQKELPEAIKYYFKPSFY, translated from the coding sequence ATGAGCAAGCCTGAATATCTAAAACGGACAATAAACAAAGAGAACATCAGTAGTGAATACCTCAATGAGGAGCGTTCTGTCAGGGTTTATCTACCGCCCGGTTATAACGACCTTGTCTCTTATCCTGTAGTGTATGCGCAAGATGGACAGGATATTTTTATGTATGGTCGTATTGCGACTCTGGCTAATGAACTCATTCTTGATCACGGCGTCGACCCGTTCATCATCGTGGGCATCGATGTTGATAAAAAACATCGTACAAGTGAATATTCAACAAACGGCGAAAAAAGTGAAGCTTATAGATCCTTTGTGGTGAAGGAGCTTATTCCTTTTATAGAGGCACATTACCCTGTAAAGGATAGCATTGGTCATCGTGTCCTTATAGGAGATTCTCTTGGGGGCACTGTATCCCTTGATCTTGCTATGGATAACCCAGACTTTTTCTCTAAAGTCATAAGCTTATCTGGTGCTTATTTTGAACCAACAACAGAAAAGTTGTCAAACAAAAAGACTTTGGAGCATTTAGATTTATGGATGCTGGTAGGCACACTTGAAACAGCAGTGGACACTTCTATGGGAACACTCGACTTTTTAGAGTGGAATAGAAAAACGAGGGCAACACTTGAGGAAAAAGGGGCTAAAGTCTTTTACAAAGAAGAAGAGGGAGACCATATTTGGGGATTTTGGCAAAAAGAATTACCTGAAGCTATAAAGTATTACTTTAAACCTTCTTTTTATTAG